A single region of the Vigna radiata var. radiata cultivar VC1973A unplaced genomic scaffold, Vradiata_ver6 scaffold_351, whole genome shotgun sequence genome encodes:
- the LOC106779195 gene encoding ataxin-2 homolog isoform X1, whose product MGCRNRDFFADNHSSPSFDSLSEPLLFTTMFIVGLPVDVHVKDGSVYSGIFHTASAHSDYGIVLKKARMTKKGKGNTNVGIEGFVDTLVIVSSDLVQVVAKEVMLPADGVGENITGDDEDADAHNVSSESLTCEVENHTKPLMDAKQVNQSRQVGDERSNSEGKAHDHIQNSEAFNEKNDEKIQSPNSRHETDTCIGQQVAVEHGGADRTSNPSNGGLFCCSAPASVKANDWFGERSVSPESISTNSTQGADLITESHPAEPIEISVPRSTDYTRNAKEFKLNPSAKTFSPSFVNPISSASVANLLYVQNSSPVVPVGSIQPEAGFNTFASRPSVPVKVAQYSNLPVGNAGSGSQFSQPIIGHVPHRNQPLRYPTHYTPVLSEPAYMQPSSPAVMIGRSPQLVYVQSLSHDLIHGTPTIAPVSARPLLNHHVPFPKQQGGTIGPAMPVCVPPPVLTSGHQPFALQSHIPLLQPGFPITRPISVPGPNGFYGTKF is encoded by the exons ATGGGTTGCAGAAACAGGGACTTCTTCGCAGATAATCATTCTTCACCTTCTTTTGATTCGCTGAGCGAGCCCTTACTTTTTACCACCATGTTCATCGTAGGTCTCCCAGTAGATGTTCATGTCAAGGATGGTTCTGTGTATTCTGGAATCTTCCACACTGCTTCTGCTCATTCCGATTATG GTATTGTTTTAAAGAAAGCAAGGATGACCAAGAAGGGAAAAGGCAACACCAATGTTGGAATTGAGGGCTTTGTGGATACATTGGTGATTGTGTCCAGTGATCTTGTGCAAGTTGTTGCTAAG GAAGTAATGCTTCCTGCAGATGGTGTTGGTGAAAACATAACCGGTGATGATGAAGACGCAGATGCACATAATGTATCTTCTGAGAGTCTAACGTGTGAGGTAGAGAATCATACAAAGCCCTTAATGGATGCAAAACAAGTTAATCAATCAAG aCAAGTCGGAGATGAAAGGTCAAACTCAGAAGGGAAAGCCCATGACCACATACAGAATTCTGAGgcttttaatgaaaaaaat GATGAAAAGATTCAAAGTCCCAATTCAAGGCATGAAA CTGATACATGTATAGGCCAACAGGTAGCTGTTGAGCATGGAGGCGCAGATAGGACATCAAATCCTTCTAATGGCGGATTATTCTGCTGCAGTGCTCCTGCATCTGTTAAAGCCAATGATTGGTTTGGTGAAAGGTCTGTTTCACCAGAGTCTATCTCTACAAATTCAACCCAAGGTGCGGATCTCATCACAGAGTCACATCCAGCTGAGCCTATTGAAATATCTGTTCCAAGGAGTACAGATTATACCAGAAATGCTAAG GAATTTAAGCTCAATCCATCCGCCAAAACCTTCTCTCCATCTTTTGTGAATCCTATATCATCAGCTTCTGTGGCAAATTTGTTATACGTACAAAATAGCTCTCCTGTGGTACCTGTTGGTAGTATTCAACCAGAAGCTGGATTCAACACTTTTGCTTCTCGGCCTTCAGTGCCTGTAAAGGTTGCACAATATAGTAATTTGCCAGTGGGAAATGCTGGAAGTGGCTCTCAGTTTTCACAACCt ATTATTGGACATGTGCCGCATAGAAACCAACCCCTCCGGTATCCTACACATTACACTCCTGTTTTGTCTGAACCTGCTTATATGCAACCAAGCTCTCCTGCT GTAATGATTGGACGTTCCCCCCAGTTAGTATATGTTCAGTCACTTTCCCAC GATTTAATTCATGGAACACCGACCATTGCACCAGTCTCGGCTCGCCCTTTGTTGAATCATCATGTACCATTTCCAAAGCAGcaag GAGGGACAATTGGTCCAGCAATGCCAGTTTGTGTGCCCCCTCCTGTCCTAACCAGTGGACATCAGCCCTTTGCACTTCAAAGCCACATTCCACTTCTGCAACCTGGCTTTCCTATCACACGACCTATTTCAGTCCCAGGACCAAATGGCTTCTATGGtactaaattttaa
- the LOC106779195 gene encoding ataxin-2 homolog isoform X2, with product MGCRNRDFFADNHSSPSFDSLSEPLLFTTMFIVGLPVDVHVKDGSVYSGIFHTASAHSDYGIVLKKARMTKKGKGNTNVGIEGFVDTLVIVSSDLVQVVAKEVMLPADGVGENITGDDEDADAHNVSSESLTCEVENHTKPLMDAKQVNQSRQVGDERSNSEGKAHDHIQNSEAFNEKNDEKIQSPNSRHESQQVAVEHGGADRTSNPSNGGLFCCSAPASVKANDWFGERSVSPESISTNSTQGADLITESHPAEPIEISVPRSTDYTRNAKEFKLNPSAKTFSPSFVNPISSASVANLLYVQNSSPVVPVGSIQPEAGFNTFASRPSVPVKVAQYSNLPVGNAGSGSQFSQPIIGHVPHRNQPLRYPTHYTPVLSEPAYMQPSSPAVMIGRSPQLVYVQSLSHDLIHGTPTIAPVSARPLLNHHVPFPKQQGGTIGPAMPVCVPPPVLTSGHQPFALQSHIPLLQPGFPITRPISVPGPNGFYGTKF from the exons ATGGGTTGCAGAAACAGGGACTTCTTCGCAGATAATCATTCTTCACCTTCTTTTGATTCGCTGAGCGAGCCCTTACTTTTTACCACCATGTTCATCGTAGGTCTCCCAGTAGATGTTCATGTCAAGGATGGTTCTGTGTATTCTGGAATCTTCCACACTGCTTCTGCTCATTCCGATTATG GTATTGTTTTAAAGAAAGCAAGGATGACCAAGAAGGGAAAAGGCAACACCAATGTTGGAATTGAGGGCTTTGTGGATACATTGGTGATTGTGTCCAGTGATCTTGTGCAAGTTGTTGCTAAG GAAGTAATGCTTCCTGCAGATGGTGTTGGTGAAAACATAACCGGTGATGATGAAGACGCAGATGCACATAATGTATCTTCTGAGAGTCTAACGTGTGAGGTAGAGAATCATACAAAGCCCTTAATGGATGCAAAACAAGTTAATCAATCAAG aCAAGTCGGAGATGAAAGGTCAAACTCAGAAGGGAAAGCCCATGACCACATACAGAATTCTGAGgcttttaatgaaaaaaat GATGAAAAGATTCAAAGTCCCAATTCAAGGCATGAAA GCCAACAGGTAGCTGTTGAGCATGGAGGCGCAGATAGGACATCAAATCCTTCTAATGGCGGATTATTCTGCTGCAGTGCTCCTGCATCTGTTAAAGCCAATGATTGGTTTGGTGAAAGGTCTGTTTCACCAGAGTCTATCTCTACAAATTCAACCCAAGGTGCGGATCTCATCACAGAGTCACATCCAGCTGAGCCTATTGAAATATCTGTTCCAAGGAGTACAGATTATACCAGAAATGCTAAG GAATTTAAGCTCAATCCATCCGCCAAAACCTTCTCTCCATCTTTTGTGAATCCTATATCATCAGCTTCTGTGGCAAATTTGTTATACGTACAAAATAGCTCTCCTGTGGTACCTGTTGGTAGTATTCAACCAGAAGCTGGATTCAACACTTTTGCTTCTCGGCCTTCAGTGCCTGTAAAGGTTGCACAATATAGTAATTTGCCAGTGGGAAATGCTGGAAGTGGCTCTCAGTTTTCACAACCt ATTATTGGACATGTGCCGCATAGAAACCAACCCCTCCGGTATCCTACACATTACACTCCTGTTTTGTCTGAACCTGCTTATATGCAACCAAGCTCTCCTGCT GTAATGATTGGACGTTCCCCCCAGTTAGTATATGTTCAGTCACTTTCCCAC GATTTAATTCATGGAACACCGACCATTGCACCAGTCTCGGCTCGCCCTTTGTTGAATCATCATGTACCATTTCCAAAGCAGcaag GAGGGACAATTGGTCCAGCAATGCCAGTTTGTGTGCCCCCTCCTGTCCTAACCAGTGGACATCAGCCCTTTGCACTTCAAAGCCACATTCCACTTCTGCAACCTGGCTTTCCTATCACACGACCTATTTCAGTCCCAGGACCAAATGGCTTCTATGGtactaaattttaa
- the LOC111240775 gene encoding uncharacterized protein LOC111240775, translating to MDTREIRWGKDLALEIMGWDREAAFIIRDKSFRLCIEGRAAITVELCEMKKVHLQDLPNLRSFSSGETLKWSSLDNVVLKDCPKVKKFGLGMIKESELKSILITENEEQSDPQTKLPYLFELLDDKLSLITDYTVSNNEELYEILNNLQSSHFTNLQILRVNNYRGDMLDHFLIMLWIRSHKLQVINIQDCSLFCFCSNRQRVEGGKIFTQLKELKLIKVQLRHIWSNDDPEFLDLGNLQILHIIDVSFLRHIFYRYPTEKLHQLKELIIEKCEALYTVFMDDHFTRGGPRTNFLSLSKLEFKSLPRLTQIYSGHLEFPSLKYLVIETCPLLTKFTTGFADSHEMFTTDGESFFELNEIVFDSYDNMVCVISSKTLQELMNLEKLFVSHCKELKIIFNIHQEIPSSTQLLQQLSELALIHLPKLTCIVNKQISKIYQNLKILRVKQCKSLHLLQVPLKLTNLEISDCEALENIILIKEEEEERREKLSFHVLKDISLENLSKLFVVFPSTSEFPSLQTLKIANCSALRSFVEDPKSLTESSTTNYFFPSSVLDLKSPIRQSGSVYVILVIRATSLINQFVESSNNL from the exons ATGGACACGAGAGAAATCAG ATGGGGGAAAGATCTTGCACTGGAAATTATGGGCTGGGACAGGGAGGCCGCATTTATTATAAGG GATAAATCTTTTCGTCTTTGTATTGAAGGAAGAGCTGCAATAACAGTTGAATTATGCGAAATGAAGAAAGTGcatcttcaagatttaccaaatCTAAGAAGCTTTTCCTCAGGAGAAACTCTTAAATGGTCATCCTTAGACAATGTGGTTTTGAAGGACTGTCCCAAAGTCAAGAAGTTTGGTTTGGGAATGATAAAAGAATCAGAGTTAAAATCGATTCTAATAACAGAAAATGAAGAGCAAAGTGACCCTCAGACCAAGCTTCCATATCTTTTTGAATTATTG GATGACAAACTCTCACTCATTACTGATTACACTGTATCTAACAATGAAGAGTTATATGAGATACTCAATAATCTTCAAAGTTCCCATTTCACCAACCTTCAAATTCTTCGGGTAAATAACTATAGAGGAGATATGTTGGACCATTTTCTTATTATGTTATGGATCAGGTCACACAAACTCCAAGTTATCAACATTCAAGACTGCTcactattttgtttttgttctaataGACAGAGGGTTGAAGGTGGCAAAATTTTCACACAGCTAaaggaattaaaattaataaaagtccAATTAAGGCATATTTGGTCGAATGATGATCCAGAATTTCTTGACCTTGGAAACCTACAAATTTTACACATAATAGATGTTTCCTTTCTCAGACATATATTTTATCGGTATCCAACGGAAAAGCTTCACCAACTTAAGgaattaattatagaaaaatgtgAAGCCTTATATACTGTTTTTATGGATGATCATTTTACTAGAGGTGGTCCAAGAACTAACTTTCTATCACTGAGCAAATTGGAGTTTAAGTCTCTCCCAAGGTTGACACAAATCTACAGTGGTCATTTAGAATTCCCAAGTCTCAAATATTTGGTGATAGAAACATGTCCATTATTGACAAAATTCACGACAGGATTTGCAGATTCACATGAAATGTTTACAACTGATGGGGAGTCCTTTTTTGAATTGAATGAGATTGTGTTTGACAGTTATGACAACATGGTTTGTGTCATCTCCTCTAAGACATTACAAGAGTTGATGAACTTGGAGAAACTCTTTGTGAGTCATTGTAAggaattaaaaatcatattcaacattcatcaagaaaTACCTTCTTCCACACAGCTTCTACAACAATTATCTGAACTAGCTTTGATTCATCTTCCAAAATTAACTTGCATTGTCAACAAACAAATTTCCAAGATTTATCAAAATCTGAAAATTCTACGAGTGAAGCAATGTAAGTCTCTTCATTTGTTACAAGTGCCATTAAAACTAACAAATCTGGAAATATCTGATTGTGAGGCATTAgagaatattattttgattaaagaagaagaagaagaaaggagagagaaactCTCATTTCATGTATTGAAGGATATTTCTCTTGAAAATCTATCAAAGCTCTTTGTTGTCTTTCCTTCTACATCTGAATTTCCATCCTTACAAACACTAAAAATAGCAAATTGTTCTGCTTTGAGATCGTTTGTTGAAGATCCCAAATCTCTTACAGAATCATCTACAACAAATTATTTCTTCCCAAGTTCA GTTCTTGACCTTAAGTCACCTATTCGACAATCAGGAAGTGTCTATGTGATCCTGGTGATAAGGGCAACCTCTTTAATCAATCAATTTGTTGAATCGAGCAA TAACTTGTAG
- the LOC106779186 gene encoding uncharacterized protein LOC106779186 codes for MYTFFLSSKANKMDFSISGWEKDIDTWRRRLALENMGWKGEAVYYINRKSIGLRKKGRAAITVELCEMKKVHLQDLPNLRSFSSGDTLKWSSLLENVVLKDCPKVKKFGLGMIKESELKSILITENEEQIDPQTKLSYLFELLDDKLSLITNYSISNNQELYEILYNLQSSISPTFKFFRFQSSSRIIYNKLLIPKFIVGGKIEDTLCHQYECREALALELPLQIIL; via the exons ATGTATACTTTCTTCCTTAGttcaaaagcaaacaaaatggaTTTCAGCATATCCGG ATGGGAGAAAGATATTGATACTTGGAGGAGACGTCTTGCACTGGAAAATATGGGCTGGAAGGGCGAGGCCgtatattatataaat CGTAAATCTATTGGTCTTCGTAAGAAAGGAAGAGCTGCAATAACAGTTGAATTATGCGAAATGAAGAAAGTGCATCTTCAAGATTTACCGAATCTAAGAAGCTTTTCCTCAGGAGACACTCTTAAATGGTCATCATTATTAGAGAATGTGGTTTTGAAGGACTGTCCCAAAGTGAAGAAGTTTGGTTTGGGAATGATAAAAGAATCAGAGTTAAAATCGATTCTAATAACAGAAAATGAAGAGCAAATTGACCCTCAGACCAAGCTTTCATATCTTTTTGAATTATTG GATGACAAACTCTCACTTATTACTAATTACAGTATATCTAACAATCAAGAGTTATATGAGATACTCTATAATCTTCAAAGTTCCATTTCACCAACCTTCAAATTCTTCAG ATTCCAGAGCTCTTCAAGAATCATCTACAACAAATTACTTATTCCCAAGTTCA TTGTTGGTGGAAAAATTGAAGATACTTTATGTCATCAATATGAATGTAGAGAAGCTTTGGCACTGGAATTACCCCTCCAAATCATTTTGTGA